TTGACGTGGCGCACAAAAACAAAAACCGCCGTGAGGCGGTTCTTGTTTTGGCAAGCTTTTCTGAATCTTAGCGCTTAAGGGCTTCGTTCAAAAGAGGGCGCATGGTTTTTACCAAGGCTGTAGTTGCCTTGGGTGAGCCAGCTACGATATTGCCAGACATCAGGTAGTTATGACCACCGTTAAAGTCGGTCACTGTACCACCGGCTTCACGCACGATAAGGTCACCTGCGGCGATGTCCCATGGCTTGAGGCCCAGCTCGAAATAACCATCCATACGACCGGCGGCAACATAGGCCAGGTCCAGAGATGCGGCACCTGCGCGGCGAAGGTCAGCGCACTGGGCAAAGACTTCGTTAAGCACGTTCATGTACGTTTGGGTGTGCTGGCGTGACTTGAACGGGAAACCAGTGGCAATGATGGTGCCGTTGAGATCCTGAACATTGCTAACGCGAACGCGGAAATCGTTTACCTTGGCACCCTGGCCGCGGACAGCGCTGAACAGCTCGTCACGCACGGGGTCGTAAACCACGGCAACTTCAGTTTTGCCTTTATATTGCAGGGCGATGGAGACGGCGAAATGGGGGATACCACGCATAAAGTTGGTGGTGCCATCCAAGGGGTCAACGATCCAGATATAATCTTTGTTGGTTCCGCGATTTTCACCCTGCTCTTCACCAACGATGGTGTGGTCGGGATAAGACTTGCGGATCTGGTAAACGATAGCTGCTTCGGCTTCCTTGTCTACGCTGGTAACAAAATCATTGATACCTTTGGTACTCACCTCGACGCGTTCGAGATCAGTATAAGCACGCATAATGGTTTGGCCGGCGGCGCGAGCGGCGCGCACAGCGATGGTCAGCATCGGATGCATTGCAATCCCCTGGATGTTAAAGAACGAAAAATGAGCGGCGCGCATTATACCGCATCTGCCGGGTATATCAATTACAGATTTTCATATAAGGATTTAAGCGTCGCTGTGGTAGACTGCTTCGCTCAGGATTTTTATCAATTAAATTAAGTCTTTTCATGCTCAGTAATATCCGCGTCGTCTTGGTAGGCACTTCCCATCCCGGTAACATAGGCTCTGTAGCTCGGGCTATGAAAACCATGGGTTTATCAAATCTTTATCTGGCAGAGCCACGCTGCGAACCCGATGGCCAGTCGGTGGCATTGGCTGCCGGTGCCTGCGATATTCTGAAAAACCTTACCCGGGTAGACTCGTTGCGCGAGGCCATCAAGGATTGTGCTTTGGTCATCGGTACCTCGGCCCGCAGCCGCACCCTGGACTGGCCGCTGCTCGATCCCCGTCAGGCGGGTGGCAAACTGGCCGCCGAAGCCGTGAGTGGCCCAGTTGCTATTGTGTTTGGCCGCGAAAACCACGGCCTTTACAACGAGGAGCTGCAGGCCTGTAACTATCACGTATTTATTCCGGCCAATCCCGAATACATGTCGCTCAATCTGGCGCAAGCGGTTCAAATCATCTGCTATGAGACCCGCATCGCCCATCTGGCGTTGGAAAGTCAAACCGCAGAAGTCGTCGAATACCCCCTGATGGAAGAGAACGAGCGATTCTTTGAGCATCTCGAAAGAACTCTCACCGGAACCGGGTTTATTATCAAGAATCATCCGGGGCAGGTGATGACCAAGCTCAGAAGGCTGTTTACCCGTGCCCGGATAGAAAGCCATGAGATGAATATTTTGCGTGGCATCCTGACTTCCATCGAAAAGGCAGTCGGCAGCAAGAAGTAACAGAGCCCCGGGCTCAACGACAAGGAAACGACATGGGTGTGATATCCAGGCTGAAAGAAGACATTGCCTCCATTTACCACCGGGATCCTGCAGCACGCAGTGCCATCGAAATCCTGCTGAATTATCCCGGTATGCACGCCATTTGGCTGCACAGGATAAGTCATAAGCTGTGGAAGCGGGATTGGCGTTTTCTGGCCCGATGTTTGTCGACGTTTTCCCGCTGGCTGACCGGAGTCGAAATTCACCCCGGAGCGACCATTGGTCGTCGATTCTTTATCGACCACGGCATGGGCATTGTTATCGGCGAAACCGCTGAAATTGGGGATGATTGCACCTTATACCACGGTGTGACTCTCGGGGGGACAAGCTGGAATGCCGGCAAGCGTCACCCAACCCTTGAAAACAATGTGGTCGTGGGTGCCGGTGCCAAAATTCTGGGGCCTATCACCATGAAAGAGGGCAGCCGCGTGGGCTCCAACTCTGTGGTGGTAAAAGATGTGCCTGAACATACCACTGTGGTGGGTATCCCAGGCCGTGCGGTGGCGCAGCCATCGAGCCAGACGAAAGAAACCACAGAGCGTCGCAGTGCCATGGCCAAAAAGTACGGCTTTGATGCCTATGCGGTATCCCCCGATAATCCCGACCCCGTCGCCAACGCCATCGGCCAGATGCTCGATCATATGCATCTGATGGACTCCAAGGTGCAGGACCTTTGCCAGGAGCTTCAGCGTCTCGGTGGTAATGTGTGCACCGAGCGTCTGCCCGAGCTCGATGTTGGCGAGTTCAGCGAGGCTGAAGCCGCCGCAGCAGAGAAACGCCAGAACGCGCTGGATGAGTTTGATCCCAGTATCTGATCCCAAGACCGCAAAACAGGCCTTTTTACATTGATAAAAAGACCGAAAAAAGGTTAAATACCCCAGCTTTGTGCGGGGGTATTCTGTGGCACAACAACCCAATACTTGAGTAAATTGGTTGGTTTTATAGTTGACTAAATTACTCGGGTATGGTGAAATTGCTCCCAGAATTACAGGGGAACCACGGTTGCTATGAAACTGACATCAAAAGGCCGCTACGCCGTAACTGCCATGCTGGATGTGGCGATTCATTCCGCCCAAGGGCCTGTGCCGCTGGCTGATATTTCCGAGCGCCAGGGGATTTCGCTCTCTTACCTCGAGCAACTTTTTGCCAAGCTGCGCAAGCATGGATTGGTCGCCAGTGTTCGCGGTCCGGGTGGTGGTTATCGCCTCGGGCTCGAAGCCGACGATATCTCGGTCGGTATGGTTGTTCATGCTGTAGACGAATCCGTAGATGCCACCCGCTGTCAGGGTGCAGGCAACTGCCAGAGTGGCAGTCGATGCCTGACCCACTCTCTGTGGGGCGATCTCAGTAAACAAATTTCTGACTTTTTGAACGGTATCAGCCTCGCTGCACTTATGCAGAAACGGGATGTTCAGTACATCTCTGTGCAGCAGGATCAGATACAAAAAGGGCACAGGGCATCGGCTTAAGTCCTTGTGAATCCATAATAATTAAGCGTGTACGTTGTAAGTAGCCTCGGTTGAGACTGCGAAGTACGGAGTGTGTGATGAAGCTTCCTATCTATTTCGATTACGCCGCAACGACCCCGGTTGACCCGCGCGTTGCTCAAAAAATGATGCAGTACATGACGATGGACGGCATCTTTGGTAACCCGGCTTCCCGTTCCCACCGCTATGGTTGGCAGGCTGAAGAAGCGGTCGATGTCGCCCGTGCTCAGGTGGCCGATCTGATTAACGCCGATCACCGCGAAATCGTGTTTACCTCTGGTGCCACTGAGTCCAATAACCTGGCTATTAAGGGTGTGGCTCACTTCTATCAGAAGAAAGGCAAGCACATCATCACCAGCAAAACCGAACATAAGGCCGTGTTGGACACCTGTCGCCAGCTGGAGCGTGAAGGTTTTGAAGTGACTTACCTTGAGCCAGGTGTAAACGGCATTATCCCCATGGAGCGCCTCGAGGCGGCAATGCGCGACGACACCATTCTGCTGAGCCTGATGCACGTAAATAACGAAATTGGTGTGGTACATGACATCGATGCCATCGGCGAACTGTGTCGCAGCAAGGGCATTATCTTCCACGTGGATGCCGCCCAGAGCGCCGGTAAATTACCCATCGACGTGCAAAATACCAAGGTCGACCTGATATCGATTTCCGGTCACAAAATGTACGGCCCTAAAGGTATCGGTGCTCTGTATGTGCGACGCAAGCCACGTATCCGTCTGGAAAGCCAGATGCACGGTGGTGGCCATGAGCGCGGTATGCGCAGCGGCACCCTCGCAACTCACCAGATTGTTGGCCTCGGTGAAGCGGCAGCTATCGCCAAAGCGGACATGGAAAGCGATAACGCCCGTATCCATGCACTGCGCGATCGCCTGTGGAATGGCATCAAAGACATCGAAGAAACCTATGTTAACGGTGACTTCGAGCAGCGCTACTGCGGTAACCTGAACGTCAGCTTTAATTTTGTTGAAGGTGAGTCGTTGATGATGGCCCTGAAAGATTTGGCCGTATCCTCTGGCTCTGCCTGTACGTCTGCCAGCCTTGAGCCGAGCTATGTGCTCCGTGCCCTGGGGCTGAGCGATGAAATGGCCCACAGCTCAATCCGTTTTTCCATCGGTCGTTTTACCACCGAGGAAGAAGTGGATTACGCCATTGGCATTATCCAGGGCTCTATCGGCAAGCTGAGAGAAATGTCCCCACTTTGGGAGATGTTCAAAGATGGCGTCGATTTGAGCAAGGTTGAGTGGGTGCACCACTGATTGGTGGTTTGAGAGATTTGGAGCAGTATCATGGCATACAGTGAAAAAGTAATAGATCATTACGAGAATCCCCGTAACGTGGGTTCTTTTGACAAGAACGATCCCAGCGTGGTTACCGGAATGGTGGGTGCACCTGCCTGCGGTGACGTGATGAAACTTCAACTGAAGATCAATGACGCAGGTATCATCGAAGACGCCAAATTCAAAACCTACGGCTGTGGCAGCGCCATCGCTTCAAGCTCTTTGGTCACCGAATGGGTGAAAGGTAAGAGCATCGAAGAAGCGGCCGCTATCAAGAACACGGATATCGCCGAAGAGCTGGCTCTGCCACCGGTGAAGATCCACTGTTCTATTCTGGCCGAGGATGCCATCAAGGCAGCTCTGGAAGAGTACAAGCACAAGCAAGCCAAGTAATTCGGAGTACGTATGGCGATTTCTATGACACCCGCAGCCAATGAGCGAGTCAAAGCCTTCCTTGCCAATCGTGGCAAGGGCGTAGGTCTTCGTCTCGGTCTCAAGACGTCTGGCTGCTCGGGTATGGCCTACGTGCTGGAGTTTGTTGACGATCTCAACGATGACGACGAAGTCTACGAAATAGATGGCGTCAATATCATCATTGACGCCAAGAGCTTCATCTACCTGCAGGGTATCGAGCTCGATTTCGTCAAGGAAGGCCTCAATGAGGGCTTCAAATTCAATAACCCCAATGCCAAGGGAGAATGCGGCTGCGGCGAGAGCTTCACCGTATAATCCGGTTTTATGAATTACTTCGAGCTGTTTAACCTTCCGGTTGCTTTCGATATCAATGCCAGTGAGCTCGCGGACACGTACCGCGAGCTTCAGCGTACCGTGCATCCCGATAAGTTTGCCGCCGCCAGTGAGCAGGAAAAACTGCTCGCAGTCAGTCGCACCGCCATGGTGAACGATGGTTTCCAGACGCTGAAAGACCCCATTCGCCGTGCCGAGCATATGCTTGCGCTCAAAGGGGTCGATATCCGCCATGAAACCCAAACCGTGCGCGACACCGCATTCCTGATGCAGCAAATGGAGTGGCGCGAGGCATTGGAAGAGATTGCCCATGCAAACGACCCCCATGCACTGATTGCCGACCTTTACCAGTCTTTCGGTGACTTCCAAAAGCAGGTCACTGCCAAGCTCAAGCCGTTGCTGATCAGTGAAGATACCAATGACTGGCAATCTGCGGCCGATCAGGTTCGCAAGTTGAAGTTCATGGCAAAATTGCATCTGGAACTTGAGCGGGCCGAAGACGCCCTCTTGGACTGACATATCCCTTTTTAAGCCGGCGCCGGTCGCCGGCGTAAGTTAAGTTGGACACCTATGGCCTTATTGCAAATCGCCGAGCCCGGCCAAAGCGCCGCGCCCCACCAACACAGACTCGCCGTCGGTATCGATCTTGGCACCACCAACTCTCTGGTGGCCGCAGTGCGAAGCGGTGAAGCCAAAACCCTGGCCGATGCCCATGGCCGTCATTCTCTGCCTTCCATCGTGCGCTATGCAAAGGACGGTATTTCCGTTGGGCAGGATGCCGAAGTGCACAGTGCCACCGATGCTGCCAATACCATAGTCTCTGTTAAGCGCTTTATGGGCCGCAGTCTGGCGGATATTGAGGCTGGCAGTCAGCGTTTTCCTTACCAGTTCAGCGCCAGTGAAAACGGCCTGCCGCTGTTTAATACTCCCCAGGGGCAGGTGAATCCGGTGCAGGTCTCTGCTGAAATTCTGCGCCCGCTTATTGCCCGCGCCGAAGACACCCTGGGCGGCAGCCTGGAAGGTGTGGTCATTACGGTTCCTGCCTATTTTGATGACGCTCAGCGTCAGGGCACCAAGGATGCGGCGCAGCTTCTGGGTGTGAAAGTACTGCGTCTGCTTAACGAGCCCACTGCTGCCGCTATCGCCTATGGTCTGGACTCAGGCCAGGAGGGCGTGATTGCCGTGTATGATCTCGGCGGTGGTACCTTTGATATTTCTATTTTGCGTCTTAACCGCGGTGTGTTTGAAGTACTGGCCACCGGCGGTGACTCAGCCCTTGGCGGTGACGATTTCGATCATTTGCTCAGCTCACACCTGGCCCAGCATTGGGGATTGGATGTGGCCGACACGGCTCTTGGGCGTAAGCTGATGATTGAAGCGCGTCGGGTAAAAGAAGCCCTGACGGACTCAGACACAGTCACTGCGACGCTCGAGCATCAGGGACAGGCTTATCGTCTCGATATCGACCGCGGGACCTTCGATAACCTGATTGCCGCCTTGGCGAAAAAGACCATTGCTGCCTGTCGCCGTGCCCTGCGTGATGCGGGTATCGACGCCGATGACGTGCTGGAAACAGTGATGGTAGGCGGTTCAACCCGGGTGCCTTTGGTGCGCACCGAAGTTGAAGCCTTTTTTGGCAAGGCGCCGCTGACCAGTATCGACCCTGACCGCGTGGTTGCCATTGGCGCTGCCATTCAGGCAGATATTCTGGTGGGCAACAAGCCCGAGTCTGATTTGCTGCTGCTGGATGTGATCCCGCTGTCGCTGGGTATCGAGACCATGGGTGGACTGGTAGAAAAAATCGTTTCCCGAAACACCACCATCCCGGTTGCCCGCGCGCAGGAATTTACCACCTTTAAGGACGGTCAAACCGCGATGGCTTTCCACGTGGTGCAGGGCGAGCGTGAACTGGTGCAGGATTGCCGCTCGCTGGCGCGCTTTACCCTCAAGGGGATCCCGCCCCTTGCTGCCGGCGCAGCTCACATCCGGGTTACTTTCCAGGTGGATGCCGATGGATTGCTCAGCGTTACCGCGATGGAAAAGTCCACCGGAGTGAAGTCCAGCATTCAGGTGAAACCATCCTTTGGGCTTTCCGACACCGAAATCGCCACCATGCTCAAGGATTCCATGAAGCACGCCAAGGACGACATCAGCCGTCGTATGCTGGCCGAACAGCAGGTAGAGGCGGCCCGGGTGCTGGAATCTTTACATTCGGCGCTTGCCAAAGACAAGGCGCTGCTGTCCGAAGCGGAACTTAATCAGATCACCTCGGCCATGGCCGAACTTGCCGAGACGGCCAAGGGCGACGATGCCGATGCTATTCAAGGGGCAATAGAGCGACTGGATGCACAAACCCAGGAGTTTGCCGCCAAACGTATGGACAATTCTATCCGCAACGCCCTCAAGGGCCAGTCGGTCGACACTATATAGGTAACAACATGCCGCAAATCGTATTTTTGCCTCACGAAGAACTCTGTCCGGATGGTGCCGTGGTCGAGGCCAAGGTGGGTGAGTCCATTTTGGATGTGGCCTTAAGAAACGGAATTCACATTGAGCACGCCTGCGAAAAATCCTGCGCCTGTACCACCTGTCATGTGGTGGTGCGCGAAGGTTTTGATGAGCTTGAGCCATCGGATGAGCTGGAAGACGATATGCTCGACAAAGCCTGGGGGCTGGAACCAGAAAGCCGCCTCTCCTGTCAGGCTAAAGTGGTGGATTGCGACCTGGTGGTGGATATCCCCAAGTACACCATTAACATGGTTAGCGAAGGCTAACGAGCGTCTTCATACAATCAAAGCCAGTCTTATGACTGGCTTTTTTTTCTGCCATCTCGCTATAGTTATTGGCACCGGCCACAGTGGGAATTGGCCGAGATTGCTTTTATGCAAAAGGCGCGTATGATGCGCGGGTTTTTCATTATTGGAGTTATGAATGCGGATCGCTGTTTTATCTCAGGGGCCAGAACTCTATTCGACCCGTCGCCTGGTGGAGGCTGCCACCGAGCGGGGGCATGAGGTCAGGGTGATTAATCCCCTTGAGTGCTATATGAACATCAATATGCGGGCGTCCAGCATTCATATTGCCGGGGAAGAACTGCCTGTTTTCGATGCAGTGATCCCCCGAATCGGCTCGGCCATCACCTTTTATGGCTGTGCAGTGCTCAGGCAGTTTGAAATGATGGGGGTGTACACCCTCAATGAGTCGGTTGCCGTGACCCGCTCCCGTGACAAGCTGCGCTCTATGCAACTGATGTCGCGCAGAGGTATTGGATTGCCCATCACCGGATTCGCCAACAAGCCGTCGGACATTCCTGATTTGATTGAAATGGTGGGCGGTGCCCCGCTGGTGATTAAACTGCTGGAAGGCACCCAGGGGATAGGCGTGGTCTTGGCCGAAACCCGTAAAGCGGCCGAGAGTGTGATTGAAGCCTTTATGGGGCTTAAGGCCAACATCATGGTGCAGGAGTATATCCGTGAGGCCAATGGCGCCGATATTCGCTGCTTTGTGCTGGGTGACAAGGTGGTGGCGGCCATGAAGCGTCAGGCGGCGCCCGGTGAGTTTCGCTCCAATCTGCATCGCGGCGGCAGTGCCACCCTGGTGAAGCTGACGCCGGAAGAGCGCTCAGTCGCCATTCGTGCCGCCAAGACCATGGGGCTGAATGTGGCCGGGGTGGATTTGCTGCGTTCAAACCACGGTCCGCTGGTGATGGAGGTCAACTCATCCCCCGGACTAGAAGGCATTGAAGGCGCTACCGGTAAGGATGTAGCCGGGGCCATCATTGCCTTTATCGAAAAAGCCGCCCACAAGAAACCCAAGCAAACGGGTGCCCGTGGCTAGAGCCATTTTGTGATCCAGGATGGATTTTCAGGTTAAGTCTTTGTAAGCCCATGTGAACTTTGATCGCCGTCAAACTCGTCATTGTCCATGGGCGTAAGCTTGTCACATGGCCGCCCGGTGCGGCATTCATGCTTATAAATAAAAGGACGCTGCCATGAAATCTGTATTGCCTCTGCTCCTGCTGGTTCCTGCCGCTGCCATGGCCCATGAGGGGCACGGTGGAGTAGGGCTCTTCCACCATCTGATGGATCTGCTGCCCGCCATTGCGCTGGTGGCCATTGCCGGTACCTGGTGGTGGGCCAAAGGTCGCAAATAAGCCC
The window above is part of the Shewanella litorisediminis genome. Proteins encoded here:
- the iscR gene encoding Fe-S cluster assembly transcriptional regulator IscR, yielding MKLTSKGRYAVTAMLDVAIHSAQGPVPLADISERQGISLSYLEQLFAKLRKHGLVASVRGPGGGYRLGLEADDISVGMVVHAVDESVDATRCQGAGNCQSGSRCLTHSLWGDLSKQISDFLNGISLAALMQKRDVQYISVQQDQIQKGHRASA
- the rimK gene encoding 30S ribosomal protein S6--L-glutamate ligase is translated as MRIAVLSQGPELYSTRRLVEAATERGHEVRVINPLECYMNINMRASSIHIAGEELPVFDAVIPRIGSAITFYGCAVLRQFEMMGVYTLNESVAVTRSRDKLRSMQLMSRRGIGLPITGFANKPSDIPDLIEMVGGAPLVIKLLEGTQGIGVVLAETRKAAESVIEAFMGLKANIMVQEYIREANGADIRCFVLGDKVVAAMKRQAAPGEFRSNLHRGGSATLVKLTPEERSVAIRAAKTMGLNVAGVDLLRSNHGPLVMEVNSSPGLEGIEGATGKDVAGAIIAFIEKAAHKKPKQTGARG
- the hscA gene encoding Fe-S protein assembly chaperone HscA, which translates into the protein MALLQIAEPGQSAAPHQHRLAVGIDLGTTNSLVAAVRSGEAKTLADAHGRHSLPSIVRYAKDGISVGQDAEVHSATDAANTIVSVKRFMGRSLADIEAGSQRFPYQFSASENGLPLFNTPQGQVNPVQVSAEILRPLIARAEDTLGGSLEGVVITVPAYFDDAQRQGTKDAAQLLGVKVLRLLNEPTAAAIAYGLDSGQEGVIAVYDLGGGTFDISILRLNRGVFEVLATGGDSALGGDDFDHLLSSHLAQHWGLDVADTALGRKLMIEARRVKEALTDSDTVTATLEHQGQAYRLDIDRGTFDNLIAALAKKTIAACRRALRDAGIDADDVLETVMVGGSTRVPLVRTEVEAFFGKAPLTSIDPDRVVAIGAAIQADILVGNKPESDLLLLDVIPLSLGIETMGGLVEKIVSRNTTIPVARAQEFTTFKDGQTAMAFHVVQGERELVQDCRSLARFTLKGIPPLAAGAAHIRVTFQVDADGLLSVTAMEKSTGVKSSIQVKPSFGLSDTEIATMLKDSMKHAKDDISRRMLAEQQVEAARVLESLHSALAKDKALLSEAELNQITSAMAELAETAKGDDADAIQGAIERLDAQTQEFAAKRMDNSIRNALKGQSVDTI
- the suhB gene encoding inositol-1-monophosphatase, which produces MHPMLTIAVRAARAAGQTIMRAYTDLERVEVSTKGINDFVTSVDKEAEAAIVYQIRKSYPDHTIVGEEQGENRGTNKDYIWIVDPLDGTTNFMRGIPHFAVSIALQYKGKTEVAVVYDPVRDELFSAVRGQGAKVNDFRVRVSNVQDLNGTIIATGFPFKSRQHTQTYMNVLNEVFAQCADLRRAGAASLDLAYVAAGRMDGYFELGLKPWDIAAGDLIVREAGGTVTDFNGGHNYLMSGNIVAGSPKATTALVKTMRPLLNEALKR
- the fdx gene encoding ISC system 2Fe-2S type ferredoxin yields the protein MPQIVFLPHEELCPDGAVVEAKVGESILDVALRNGIHIEHACEKSCACTTCHVVVREGFDELEPSDELEDDMLDKAWGLEPESRLSCQAKVVDCDLVVDIPKYTINMVSEG
- the cysE gene encoding serine O-acetyltransferase — protein: MGVISRLKEDIASIYHRDPAARSAIEILLNYPGMHAIWLHRISHKLWKRDWRFLARCLSTFSRWLTGVEIHPGATIGRRFFIDHGMGIVIGETAEIGDDCTLYHGVTLGGTSWNAGKRHPTLENNVVVGAGAKILGPITMKEGSRVGSNSVVVKDVPEHTTVVGIPGRAVAQPSSQTKETTERRSAMAKKYGFDAYAVSPDNPDPVANAIGQMLDHMHLMDSKVQDLCQELQRLGGNVCTERLPELDVGEFSEAEAAAAEKRQNALDEFDPSI
- the hscB gene encoding co-chaperone HscB, giving the protein MNYFELFNLPVAFDINASELADTYRELQRTVHPDKFAAASEQEKLLAVSRTAMVNDGFQTLKDPIRRAEHMLALKGVDIRHETQTVRDTAFLMQQMEWREALEEIAHANDPHALIADLYQSFGDFQKQVTAKLKPLLISEDTNDWQSAADQVRKLKFMAKLHLELERAEDALLD
- the trmJ gene encoding tRNA (cytosine(32)/uridine(32)-2'-O)-methyltransferase TrmJ, whose translation is MLSNIRVVLVGTSHPGNIGSVARAMKTMGLSNLYLAEPRCEPDGQSVALAAGACDILKNLTRVDSLREAIKDCALVIGTSARSRTLDWPLLDPRQAGGKLAAEAVSGPVAIVFGRENHGLYNEELQACNYHVFIPANPEYMSLNLAQAVQIICYETRIAHLALESQTAEVVEYPLMEENERFFEHLERTLTGTGFIIKNHPGQVMTKLRRLFTRARIESHEMNILRGILTSIEKAVGSKK
- the iscU gene encoding Fe-S cluster assembly scaffold IscU, which encodes MAYSEKVIDHYENPRNVGSFDKNDPSVVTGMVGAPACGDVMKLQLKINDAGIIEDAKFKTYGCGSAIASSSLVTEWVKGKSIEEAAAIKNTDIAEELALPPVKIHCSILAEDAIKAALEEYKHKQAK
- a CDS encoding IscS subfamily cysteine desulfurase — protein: MKLPIYFDYAATTPVDPRVAQKMMQYMTMDGIFGNPASRSHRYGWQAEEAVDVARAQVADLINADHREIVFTSGATESNNLAIKGVAHFYQKKGKHIITSKTEHKAVLDTCRQLEREGFEVTYLEPGVNGIIPMERLEAAMRDDTILLSLMHVNNEIGVVHDIDAIGELCRSKGIIFHVDAAQSAGKLPIDVQNTKVDLISISGHKMYGPKGIGALYVRRKPRIRLESQMHGGGHERGMRSGTLATHQIVGLGEAAAIAKADMESDNARIHALRDRLWNGIKDIEETYVNGDFEQRYCGNLNVSFNFVEGESLMMALKDLAVSSGSACTSASLEPSYVLRALGLSDEMAHSSIRFSIGRFTTEEEVDYAIGIIQGSIGKLREMSPLWEMFKDGVDLSKVEWVHH
- the iscA gene encoding iron-sulfur cluster assembly protein IscA, with the translated sequence MAISMTPAANERVKAFLANRGKGVGLRLGLKTSGCSGMAYVLEFVDDLNDDDEVYEIDGVNIIIDAKSFIYLQGIELDFVKEGLNEGFKFNNPNAKGECGCGESFTV